One segment of Streptosporangium brasiliense DNA contains the following:
- a CDS encoding DUF190 domain-containing protein: protein MTLSGRALRLTIFVDDTDTWHHRPMFTEIVHRAHAAGLAGASVFRGMEGFGATQVVHTTRLLSMADDLPVAVVIVDTEQRIRAFLPQLDELLIEGLAVLDEVEVVHYLGRQGAP from the coding sequence ATGACCCTGTCCGGACGGGCCCTGCGGCTGACGATCTTCGTCGACGACACCGACACCTGGCATCACCGCCCCATGTTCACCGAGATCGTGCACCGCGCCCACGCCGCCGGGCTGGCCGGGGCGTCGGTCTTCCGCGGCATGGAGGGCTTCGGCGCCACCCAGGTCGTGCACACCACCCGGCTGCTCTCGATGGCCGACGACCTGCCGGTGGCCGTCGTGATCGTCGACACCGAACAGCGGATCCGCGCCTTCCTGCCCCAGTTGGACGAGCTCCTCATCGAGGGGCTGGCCGTGCTGGACGAGGTCGAGGTCGTCCACTACCTCGGCCGCCAGGGGGCGCCGTGA
- a CDS encoding acyl carrier protein, translating to MSADAGIATDLDSIRGWLRAQVASYVTRAPEEIDPLVPFAQHGMDSVYLLSLCGDIEAEYGLEVEPTLAWEHPTVAAMADHLRGRLSAG from the coding sequence ATGTCCGCCGACGCCGGGATCGCCACCGACCTGGACAGCATTCGGGGCTGGCTGCGGGCCCAGGTGGCCTCGTACGTGACGCGCGCGCCGGAGGAGATCGATCCACTGGTGCCCTTCGCCCAGCACGGCATGGACTCGGTCTACCTGCTCAGCCTCTGCGGTGACATCGAGGCGGAGTACGGGCTGGAGGTCGAGCCGACCCTCGCCTGGGAGCATCCGACGGTCGCGGCCATGGCCGACCACCTCCGGGGACGGCTGAGCGCGGGCTGA
- a CDS encoding MDR family MFS transporter has translation MLTEQQAQAEAAPRFTHKQVLEILAGLMLAMLTSMISTSVVGTALPTIVGTLGGQDQLAWVASATLLTMTASTPLWGKLSDLYGRKLMFQAALLVFLLSSVAAGFSQDMGQLIAARAVQGIGAGGLAALPQIILGDVVEPRERGRYSGYIGAVFGVSTVAGPLLGGFIVDNMSWRWTFWICVPLAVIAFVVIQKVLKLPLMRRDTKVDWWGATFITGGTTALMLLLSLGGKEFGWNSAWTYGLGALSLALFGLAVVAERRAADPILPPRLFRNHTFMLSSIASLLVGASMFGALMFLPQYLQIVKGMSPTGSGLMTLPMVLGLLVSSILVGRSVSRTGRWKVFPVAGMLLVAVGLFLLSRLHVDSSLLVVALDIAVLGVGLGASMQILILAAQNAVTRADLASTTSGVTFFRSLGGAVGVAAFGAILTNRLSAELVSLAKAAHLPLTGGATPSLGSPDAIRHLPAPVLEVILEAFTRAIHMVFLVGVPIAVLAALASLLLREVPLRSAQTAPATPADPTAPPAPAD, from the coding sequence ATGCTGACCGAACAACAGGCCCAGGCCGAGGCCGCACCACGCTTCACACACAAGCAGGTGCTGGAGATCCTGGCCGGGCTGATGCTCGCCATGCTGACGTCGATGATCTCGACGTCCGTGGTGGGGACCGCGCTGCCGACGATCGTGGGCACGCTCGGCGGTCAGGACCAGCTCGCCTGGGTGGCCAGCGCGACGCTGCTCACCATGACGGCCTCCACCCCGCTCTGGGGCAAGCTGTCGGACCTCTACGGCCGCAAGCTCATGTTCCAGGCCGCCCTGCTGGTCTTCCTCCTCTCCTCCGTCGCCGCGGGCTTCTCCCAGGACATGGGCCAGCTCATCGCGGCCAGGGCCGTGCAGGGCATCGGCGCCGGCGGCCTCGCCGCGCTGCCGCAGATCATCCTGGGCGACGTGGTCGAGCCCCGCGAGCGCGGCCGCTACTCCGGTTACATCGGCGCGGTCTTCGGCGTCTCCACCGTGGCCGGGCCGCTGCTCGGCGGCTTCATCGTGGACAACATGTCCTGGCGCTGGACGTTCTGGATCTGCGTGCCGCTGGCCGTGATCGCCTTCGTCGTCATCCAGAAGGTGCTCAAGCTGCCGCTCATGCGCCGCGACACCAAGGTCGACTGGTGGGGCGCCACGTTCATCACCGGCGGCACCACCGCGCTGATGCTGCTGCTGTCCCTCGGCGGCAAGGAGTTCGGCTGGAACTCCGCGTGGACCTACGGGCTGGGCGCGCTCAGCCTGGCGCTGTTCGGCCTCGCCGTCGTCGCCGAGCGCAGGGCCGCCGACCCGATCCTGCCGCCGCGCCTGTTCCGCAACCACACCTTCATGCTCAGCAGCATCGCGTCCCTGCTCGTCGGCGCCTCGATGTTCGGCGCGCTGATGTTCCTCCCGCAGTACCTGCAGATCGTCAAGGGCATGAGCCCCACCGGCTCCGGCCTGATGACCCTGCCCATGGTGCTCGGGCTGCTGGTCTCCTCGATCCTGGTCGGCCGGTCCGTCAGCAGGACGGGCCGGTGGAAGGTCTTCCCCGTCGCGGGCATGCTGTTGGTCGCGGTCGGCCTGTTCCTGCTCTCCCGGCTGCACGTCGACAGCTCGCTGCTGGTCGTCGCCCTCGACATCGCGGTGCTCGGCGTCGGCCTCGGCGCCTCCATGCAGATCCTGATCCTGGCCGCGCAGAACGCCGTGACCCGCGCCGACCTGGCCTCCACCACCTCGGGCGTGACCTTCTTCCGCTCCCTCGGCGGCGCGGTCGGCGTGGCGGCCTTCGGCGCCATCCTGACCAACCGGCTCAGTGCGGAGCTGGTCTCCCTGGCCAAGGCCGCGCACCTGCCCCTCACCGGCGGCGCGACCCCCAGCCTCGGCTCCCCCGACGCCATCCGCCACCTGCCGGCGCCGGTGCTGGAGGTGATCCTGGAGGCCTTCACCCGGGCCATCCACATGGTCTTCCTGGTGGGCGTGCCCATCGCCGTCCTGGCCGCGCTGGCATCCCTGCTGCTGCGGGAGGTCCCGCTCCGCTCGGCCCAGACCGCCCCCGCCACCCCCGCCGACCCGACCGCTCCCCCGGCCCCGGCCGACTGA
- a CDS encoding fluoride efflux transporter FluC, translated as MRSDRMRSTTVTEPIDPDVDLADARQRRELRRSHYRVLAVIAAGGSIGAGARYGAGLLWPTADDSFPWTTLGVNASGCLVIGVLMVTLSEAWAAPVWVRPFFGTGVLGGFTTFSTYCVDIDRLASAGRAELALGYLAATVVAAMAAVAAGAWITRRFLARRGGRSR; from the coding sequence ATGCGTTCGGATCGGATGAGGTCCACGACGGTGACCGAGCCCATCGACCCCGATGTCGATCTGGCCGACGCGCGCCAGCGCCGAGAGCTGCGCCGCTCGCACTACCGTGTGCTGGCGGTGATCGCCGCGGGCGGCTCGATCGGCGCGGGCGCCCGCTACGGCGCCGGCCTGCTGTGGCCGACCGCCGACGACTCCTTCCCCTGGACCACGCTGGGCGTCAACGCCTCCGGCTGCCTGGTGATCGGGGTCCTCATGGTGACGCTGAGCGAGGCGTGGGCGGCGCCGGTCTGGGTGCGGCCGTTCTTCGGCACCGGTGTGCTGGGCGGCTTCACCACCTTCTCCACCTACTGCGTGGACATCGACCGCCTGGCGTCCGCCGGCCGGGCCGAACTGGCGCTCGGCTATCTGGCCGCGACGGTCGTCGCGGCCATGGCCGCGGTGGCGGCCGGCGCGTGGATCACCCGCCGGTTCCTGGCGAGGAGAGGAGGGAGATCGCGATGA
- a CDS encoding cation diffusion facilitator family transporter has translation MGHGHGHGHGHGADSDRRYLAAALALLVVFMAAEVVIGLVANSIALISDAGHMLTDAASIALALIAMGMAARPARGAYTFGWKRAEILSAAINGLTFVLLVVYFVYEGVRRLVEPPEVKGGLVLGTALAGIAVNAVAAWLIARADRSSLNVEGAFQHILNDMYAFIATAIAGAVVWLTGWGRADAIAALVVAALMAKSAYGLLRDAGRVLFEAAPTGVHPAEVSAAIAAHAEVTAVEDLHVWTVTSGFPALSAHVIVRPGGDCHRIRRELAELLHERFHIDHTTLQVDHVPGTACRIARAADRPAAGPPPAGITS, from the coding sequence ATGGGTCACGGACACGGCCATGGGCACGGACACGGCGCGGACTCCGACCGCCGCTACCTGGCGGCGGCGCTCGCCCTGCTGGTCGTCTTCATGGCGGCCGAGGTCGTCATCGGCCTCGTCGCCAACTCCATCGCGCTGATCTCCGACGCCGGGCACATGCTGACCGACGCCGCCTCCATCGCGCTCGCCCTGATCGCGATGGGCATGGCCGCCCGTCCCGCCCGCGGCGCCTACACCTTCGGCTGGAAACGCGCGGAGATCCTGTCGGCGGCGATCAACGGGCTGACGTTCGTGCTGCTCGTCGTCTACTTCGTCTACGAGGGCGTGCGGCGGCTCGTCGAGCCGCCCGAGGTCAAGGGGGGCCTGGTCCTCGGCACGGCCCTGGCCGGGATCGCGGTCAACGCGGTCGCCGCCTGGCTCATCGCCAGAGCCGACCGGAGCAGCCTCAACGTGGAAGGCGCCTTCCAGCACATCCTCAACGACATGTACGCCTTCATCGCCACCGCGATCGCGGGCGCGGTCGTCTGGCTCACCGGCTGGGGCCGGGCCGACGCCATCGCCGCCCTGGTCGTGGCGGCCCTGATGGCCAAGTCCGCCTACGGCCTGCTGCGCGACGCCGGGCGCGTCCTGTTCGAGGCCGCGCCCACCGGCGTGCACCCGGCCGAGGTGAGCGCCGCGATCGCCGCCCACGCCGAGGTCACCGCCGTGGAGGACCTGCACGTGTGGACGGTGACCAGCGGCTTCCCCGCACTGTCCGCACACGTGATCGTCAGGCCCGGCGGCGACTGCCACCGGATCCGCCGCGAGCTCGCCGAGCTGCTGCACGAGCGCTTCCACATCGACCACACCACCCTGCAGGTCGACCATGTGCCGGGCACGGCCTGCCGGATCGCCAGAGCCGCCGACCGGCCCGCCGCCGGCCCGCCGCCCGCGGGCATCACCTCCTGA
- a CDS encoding fatty acyl-AMP ligase gives MSFVQRVRAQADRYGHGRSYTFVEDRRGELAETRLTFAEIDERAGATGAWLAGRRMTDQTALLLYPAGLEFLTAFLGCLYSRVIAVPSPLPQTDPRALERAEGIIKDADVRMVLTDSANQAMLTRWLRDVGLDGTVECVATDALSPPGAGAWTMPETGPDTLAYMQYTSGSTSEPRGVMLTHANLLHNEEEIWRAIGSPEEGVGVGWLPHYHDMGLIGMLLQPLYAGGDLYFASPIAFVMRPALWMEMISRYRAGYTVAPNFAYEWCAARVTDGQLAGLDLSSLRFALNGAEPVRTGTLRAMADRFGAAGFSEKAWAPAYGMAEATLVVTATPLGHGPLIRRFDPGALERHRAVPARDGVELVGCGRPISMTVRIVDPGTRAVLPEGRVAEIWVRGGSVARGYWQRAEASHDAFGGHTADGDGPFLRTGDLGFLLDGELYVTGRIKDVVIVNGRNLYPQDLEEAARRAHPSLGAAAAFGIEAAGEHVVLVQEVRRQRLDGAGAEEVARRVQGELARAFGLPSMSVVLVERGGVGKTTSGKIQRSRTRDLLLTGTLPVVHAELTPAVAGLVPAAGGGAVPAGDDAGAAGGTVPAADAVPGAVPAAHAVPEGV, from the coding sequence ATGTCCTTTGTGCAGCGGGTGCGCGCGCAGGCCGACCGGTACGGGCACGGGCGGTCGTACACCTTCGTGGAGGACCGCAGGGGCGAGCTCGCCGAGACCCGCCTGACCTTCGCCGAGATCGACGAGCGGGCCGGGGCCACGGGGGCGTGGCTGGCCGGGCGGCGGATGACGGACCAGACGGCCCTGCTGCTCTACCCCGCCGGGCTGGAGTTCCTGACCGCCTTCCTCGGCTGCCTGTACTCCCGTGTGATCGCGGTGCCCTCGCCGCTGCCGCAGACCGACCCGCGCGCGCTGGAGCGGGCGGAGGGCATCATCAAGGACGCCGACGTGCGGATGGTGCTCACCGACTCGGCCAACCAGGCCATGCTCACCCGGTGGCTGCGCGACGTCGGCCTGGACGGCACGGTCGAGTGCGTGGCCACCGACGCCCTGAGCCCGCCCGGCGCCGGGGCCTGGACGATGCCGGAGACCGGCCCGGACACCCTCGCCTACATGCAGTACACCTCCGGCTCCACCAGCGAGCCGCGCGGCGTCATGCTCACCCACGCCAACCTGCTCCACAACGAGGAGGAGATCTGGCGGGCGATCGGCTCGCCGGAGGAGGGCGTGGGGGTCGGCTGGCTGCCGCACTACCACGACATGGGCCTGATCGGCATGCTGCTCCAGCCGCTCTACGCGGGCGGTGACCTGTACTTCGCCTCGCCGATCGCCTTCGTGATGCGCCCCGCGCTCTGGATGGAGATGATCAGCCGTTACCGGGCCGGATACACCGTCGCGCCGAACTTCGCCTACGAGTGGTGCGCCGCCCGGGTCACCGACGGGCAGCTCGCCGGCCTCGACCTGTCCAGCCTGCGGTTCGCGCTCAACGGAGCCGAACCGGTCCGTACCGGCACGCTGCGCGCCATGGCCGACCGCTTCGGGGCCGCCGGCTTCAGCGAGAAGGCATGGGCGCCGGCGTACGGCATGGCCGAGGCCACCCTGGTGGTCACCGCCACCCCCCTGGGGCACGGGCCGCTGATCCGCCGGTTCGACCCCGGCGCGCTGGAGCGGCACCGGGCGGTACCCGCGCGGGACGGCGTGGAGCTGGTCGGCTGCGGGCGGCCGATCAGCATGACCGTACGGATCGTCGACCCCGGGACCCGCGCGGTTCTGCCGGAGGGGAGGGTCGCCGAGATCTGGGTGCGCGGCGGGAGCGTCGCGAGGGGCTACTGGCAGCGCGCGGAGGCCAGCCACGACGCCTTCGGCGGGCACACCGCCGACGGCGACGGGCCGTTCCTGCGGACCGGTGACCTCGGCTTCCTGCTCGACGGCGAGCTCTACGTCACCGGCCGGATCAAGGACGTCGTCATCGTCAACGGGCGCAACCTCTACCCGCAGGACCTGGAGGAGGCGGCCCGGCGGGCGCATCCGTCGCTGGGCGCCGCGGCGGCCTTCGGGATCGAGGCGGCCGGGGAGCACGTGGTGCTCGTCCAGGAGGTCCGCAGGCAGCGCCTGGACGGCGCCGGCGCCGAGGAGGTCGCCCGCCGGGTCCAGGGAGAGCTCGCCCGCGCCTTCGGCCTGCCGTCGATGAGCGTCGTGCTGGTCGAACGCGGCGGGGTCGGCAAGACCACCAGCGGCAAGATCCAGCGTTCCCGCACCCGCGACCTGCTGCTGACCGGGACGCTCCCCGTCGTCCACGCCGAGCTCACCCCGGCCGTCGCCGGACTCGTCCCGGCCGCCGGCGGGGGCGCCGTACCGGCCGGGGACGACGCCGGGGCGGCCGGCGGCACGGTGCCGGCCGCGGACGCCGTACCAGGAGCCGTGCCGGCCGCGCACGCCGTACCGGAAGGAGTGTGA
- a CDS encoding TetR/AcrR family transcriptional regulator, with the protein MDEVRHRDRAGTRRRILDAARRLFTELGYDEVTMRLISAEADANISLINRYFGTKRELFAEVLAMQGRFPGVLEVPEEQLPRRLAEYVAERLRSDRGSPIMAALIRSSSCSEIHGIIRDRVTSAILEPLAERLPGPDPLFRATVATALITGSGTLSQLYGPDAIDAPDEETVVRRLTAVFEACLRL; encoded by the coding sequence GTGGATGAGGTACGGCACCGCGACCGGGCGGGCACCCGGCGGCGCATTCTCGACGCCGCCCGCCGGCTGTTCACCGAACTCGGATACGACGAGGTGACGATGCGGCTGATCTCCGCGGAGGCGGACGCCAACATCTCGCTGATCAACCGTTACTTCGGCACCAAGCGGGAGCTGTTCGCCGAGGTGCTCGCCATGCAGGGGCGCTTCCCCGGCGTGCTGGAGGTCCCCGAGGAGCAGCTCCCCCGCCGCCTGGCGGAGTACGTCGCCGAGCGGCTCCGGTCGGACCGGGGGAGCCCGATCATGGCGGCGCTCATCCGGTCGTCGTCCTGCTCGGAGATCCACGGGATCATCCGTGACCGGGTCACCTCGGCGATCCTGGAGCCGCTGGCCGAGCGGCTGCCGGGCCCGGACCCGCTCTTCCGGGCGACCGTCGCCACCGCCCTCATCACCGGCTCCGGCACGCTGAGCCAGCTCTACGGCCCCGACGCGATCGACGCGCCCGACGAGGAGACGGTGGTCCGGCGGCTCACGGCCGTCTTCGAGGCGTGTCTCAGGCTGTGA